A genomic segment from Barrientosiimonas humi encodes:
- a CDS encoding ATP-dependent helicase has product MRRAAELGAAPPLLDEVQQRAVDATDPVLLVRGAPGTGKSLVAVEMVAAAVARGVAPEHCLVLSPTRQAAAALRDRVTARLAGTTSEPLSRSHQALGFGLLRQAAALRGDPTPRLLSGPEQDVVLRELLAGYAAGDAPSPPWPVDLREALGARGFRAELRDLLMRAVEWGLDAPRLRELGEQLDRPAWVAAAQVLADYDGVTALSRPGAYDPAWILGAAAELLQDDPEALARARDTIRFVVVDEAHELTFAAARLLRTLVGPQTQVRLLADPDSTVQGFRGADPRLAGQLATEWGAGEPFVLTHSHRQPAELRAAAERVSTRVGAVGGAAHRELSTRPGGRVEVALLRAVAQEAQFVAGVLRRAHLLDGVAWSDLAVVVRGRGRTAPLRRALAAAGVPVATPPASVPLRDEPAVRPLLMCLDVAIDLALGSGERAAGDDADRASLRAGAAEEPRAISAELAVDLLTSPLGGADAVTLRRLRRELRRAEIEAGGERNSDELLSAAVVDDPDRLRLLGPEASAVRRVATVVRAGREAYAQPGATAETVLWAMWQASGLAEPWEQRALAGGVSGERADRDLDAVVALFGAAAAYVDRLPAHGVRDFLEHLRSQDVPGDSLVARAPDDEQVALVTPAAAAGREWHTVVVAGVQDGVWPDLRLRGSLLGSEQLVDVLTGRGSTYREAQAAVRHDETRQFLVALTRARERVVVTAVRSEDEQPSVYLDIVDPLEQQADSDDHLELLRPFTDVPRPMTLPAAVADLRRSLASPETTPEQRERAARDLARMSREGIAGADPDSWWALTELTDDRPLRRPDQRVRISPSKLDAFSTCGLNWLLTTRGGEGPDVGAAGEGTLIHEIAAELGDTDPDAMHDALDERWVRLGLGDTWMSERKRAQAHQMIDKLRAYLDEAKAAGWEPVGVERAFRLDRGRARLGGEVDRLEQHGEQGLRVIDYKTSSTPVPKNDLPEHPQLGAYQVAVLGGAFAEGDTSAGAALVQLRANKKFAVQPQPPLEGEETWAHELVDEAAEGMAGATVLAKIGERCRMCPVKRCCPLQPEGGVVSE; this is encoded by the coding sequence ATGCGTCGCGCGGCCGAGCTCGGAGCCGCCCCACCGCTGCTGGACGAGGTCCAGCAGCGCGCCGTCGACGCCACCGACCCGGTGCTGCTGGTGCGGGGCGCGCCGGGCACGGGCAAGTCGCTCGTGGCGGTCGAGATGGTGGCCGCAGCGGTGGCGCGCGGGGTGGCCCCCGAGCACTGCCTGGTGCTGTCGCCGACGCGGCAGGCCGCCGCCGCGCTGCGCGACCGGGTCACCGCGCGGCTGGCCGGCACGACCAGCGAGCCGCTGTCGCGCTCCCACCAGGCGCTGGGCTTCGGGTTGCTGCGCCAGGCGGCCGCGCTGCGCGGCGACCCGACGCCGCGGCTGCTCAGCGGTCCCGAGCAGGACGTCGTGCTGCGCGAGCTGCTGGCGGGTTATGCCGCGGGTGACGCCCCGTCTCCGCCGTGGCCGGTCGACCTGCGAGAAGCCTTGGGCGCCAGGGGTTTTCGGGCCGAGCTGCGTGATCTGCTGATGCGCGCGGTCGAGTGGGGTCTCGACGCGCCGCGGCTGCGAGAGCTGGGCGAGCAGCTCGACCGCCCGGCCTGGGTGGCGGCCGCCCAGGTGCTCGCCGACTACGACGGCGTGACGGCGCTGAGCCGGCCGGGGGCGTACGACCCGGCGTGGATCCTGGGCGCCGCCGCCGAGCTCCTGCAGGACGACCCCGAGGCCCTCGCCCGGGCGCGCGACACGATCCGGTTCGTCGTGGTCGACGAGGCGCACGAGCTGACCTTCGCGGCGGCGCGGTTGCTGCGCACGCTCGTCGGGCCGCAGACGCAGGTGCGGCTGCTGGCCGACCCCGACAGCACCGTGCAGGGTTTCCGCGGGGCCGACCCGCGGCTGGCCGGGCAGCTCGCGACCGAGTGGGGTGCGGGCGAGCCGTTCGTGCTCACCCACTCCCACCGGCAGCCCGCCGAGCTGCGCGCGGCCGCCGAGCGGGTCAGCACGCGCGTCGGCGCGGTCGGGGGCGCAGCGCACCGCGAGCTGAGCACGCGGCCGGGCGGCCGGGTCGAGGTGGCGCTGCTGCGCGCGGTCGCGCAGGAGGCCCAGTTCGTCGCCGGCGTGCTGCGCCGCGCGCACCTGCTCGACGGCGTGGCCTGGTCCGACCTGGCGGTGGTCGTGCGCGGCCGGGGCCGCACGGCTCCGCTGCGCCGGGCGCTGGCCGCCGCGGGCGTGCCGGTGGCCACGCCACCCGCGAGCGTCCCGCTGCGCGACGAGCCTGCGGTGCGCCCGCTGCTGATGTGCCTCGACGTCGCCATCGACCTCGCGCTCGGCTCGGGCGAGCGAGCCGCGGGCGACGATGCCGACCGGGCGAGCCTGCGCGCCGGGGCGGCGGAGGAGCCGCGAGCGATCAGCGCGGAGCTGGCGGTCGACCTGCTGACGTCGCCGCTGGGCGGTGCCGACGCGGTGACGCTGCGGCGGTTGCGGCGCGAGCTGCGCCGGGCCGAGATCGAGGCCGGGGGCGAGCGCAACAGCGACGAGCTGCTGTCGGCCGCGGTGGTCGACGACCCCGACCGGTTGCGCCTGCTCGGCCCCGAGGCGAGCGCGGTGCGCCGGGTGGCGACGGTCGTACGTGCTGGCCGCGAGGCCTATGCGCAGCCCGGGGCGACCGCCGAGACCGTGCTCTGGGCGATGTGGCAGGCCAGTGGTCTGGCCGAGCCGTGGGAGCAGCGGGCGCTGGCCGGTGGGGTGTCGGGGGAGCGGGCCGACCGCGACCTCGACGCGGTGGTGGCGCTGTTCGGTGCGGCGGCGGCCTACGTCGACCGGTTGCCCGCCCACGGCGTGCGCGACTTCCTCGAGCACCTGCGCAGCCAGGACGTGCCGGGCGACAGCCTGGTGGCGCGCGCGCCCGACGACGAGCAGGTGGCGCTCGTGACCCCGGCCGCGGCGGCCGGCCGCGAGTGGCACACGGTCGTGGTCGCCGGCGTGCAGGACGGCGTGTGGCCCGACCTGCGGCTGCGCGGCTCGCTGCTCGGCTCCGAGCAGCTCGTCGACGTGCTGACCGGGCGCGGCTCGACCTACCGCGAGGCGCAGGCCGCGGTGCGTCACGACGAGACCCGGCAGTTCCTGGTCGCGCTCACCCGCGCGCGCGAGCGCGTGGTGGTGACGGCCGTGCGCTCCGAGGACGAGCAGCCGTCGGTCTATCTCGACATCGTGGATCCCCTTGAGCAGCAAGCGGATTCAGACGACCACCTGGAGCTGCTGCGCCCGTTCACCGACGTGCCCCGGCCGATGACCCTGCCGGCGGCCGTAGCCGACCTGCGCCGTTCGCTGGCGAGCCCCGAGACGACCCCCGAGCAGCGCGAGCGTGCCGCCCGCGACCTGGCCCGGATGAGCCGTGAGGGGATCGCCGGGGCCGACCCCGACTCGTGGTGGGCGCTCACCGAGCTGACCGACGACCGGCCGCTGCGCCGGCCCGACCAGCGGGTGCGCATCAGCCCCTCCAAGCTCGACGCGTTCAGCACGTGCGGGCTCAACTGGTTGCTCACGACGCGCGGCGGCGAGGGCCCCGACGTCGGCGCCGCGGGCGAGGGCACGCTCATCCACGAGATCGCCGCCGAGCTCGGCGACACCGACCCCGACGCGATGCACGACGCGCTCGACGAGCGGTGGGTGCGGCTCGGGCTCGGCGACACCTGGATGTCCGAGCGCAAGCGCGCCCAGGCCCACCAGATGATCGACAAGCTGCGCGCCTACCTCGACGAGGCCAAGGCGGCCGGGTGGGAGCCGGTGGGCGTCGAGCGCGCGTTCCGGCTCGACCGCGGCCGGGCCCGGCTCGGCGGCGAGGTCGACCGCCTCGAGCAGCACGGCGAGCAGGGCCTGCGGGTGATCGACTACAAGACCAGCTCCACCCCGGTGCCCAAGAACGACCTGCCGGAGCACCCGCAGCTCGGCGCCTACCAGGTGGCCGTGCTGGGGGGCGCCTTCGCCGAGGGTGACACCAGCGCCGGCGCGGCCCTGGTGCAGCTGCGCGCGAACAAGAAGTTCGCGGTGCAGCCGCAGCCGCCGCTCGAGGGCGAGGAGACCTGGGCGCACGAGCTGGTCGACGAGGCGGCCGAGGGGATGGCCGGGGCGACGGTGCTCGCCAAGATCGGGGAGCGGTGCCGCATGTGCCCGGTGAAGCGCTGCTGCCCCTTGCAGCCCGAGGGAGGGGTGGTGTCGGAGTGA
- a CDS encoding phosphotransferase: protein MLRRPLVLAALADAAVPGLRPIEVEGQPVRSGAPYQCVDVTGEDGKRWTVRASLTTAAGAAVDSSSALARLLRPRLEVALPEVAGVARTSDDSIVAVYPQLPGQALSFRDLQARSPLARSLGTVIAQLHDLDPAVYDEAGLPTYDAEAVRARRLGDLDRAAATGHVPTGLLARWERAMEGVTLWHFPTVPTHGTLDETDVLVDGEQVTALDGWQSAAVSDPAADFALLFLGAAPDAFDTVVESYAQARRERPDQHLERRIRLAAELRLMADLMDARAVGDEHLVARCTRALRRLDEQTALDDSLTPPPPGRRPAPAAVSEEVDPDDIESVDEHPSTDDEETLEIPVAGPDGRPAGAASEEGDEGGTVAADGTGDQESVEARQSDASADDVTSVGHGDDDVVGDEDVATDDNRDDASTGGGTGTGTDGPQAADHR, encoded by the coding sequence GTGCTTCGTCGACCACTCGTGCTCGCTGCCCTCGCCGACGCCGCGGTCCCCGGACTGCGCCCCATCGAGGTGGAGGGGCAGCCGGTGCGCAGCGGCGCGCCCTACCAGTGCGTCGACGTCACCGGGGAGGACGGCAAGCGCTGGACGGTGCGCGCCTCGCTGACGACCGCCGCCGGGGCGGCCGTCGACAGCAGCAGCGCGCTGGCCCGGCTGCTGCGCCCCCGGCTCGAGGTCGCGCTGCCCGAGGTGGCCGGGGTGGCGCGCACGTCCGACGACAGCATCGTCGCGGTCTATCCGCAGCTGCCCGGCCAGGCGTTGTCCTTCCGCGACCTGCAGGCCCGTTCGCCGCTGGCCCGCTCGCTCGGCACCGTGATCGCGCAGCTGCACGACCTCGACCCGGCCGTCTACGACGAGGCGGGGCTGCCGACGTACGACGCCGAGGCCGTGCGCGCGCGCCGGCTCGGCGACCTCGACCGAGCCGCCGCGACGGGTCATGTGCCGACCGGTCTGCTGGCCCGGTGGGAGCGCGCGATGGAGGGCGTCACGCTGTGGCACTTCCCCACCGTCCCGACGCACGGCACGCTCGACGAGACCGACGTGCTGGTCGACGGTGAGCAGGTGACGGCGCTGGACGGGTGGCAGTCGGCGGCGGTGAGCGACCCGGCCGCCGACTTCGCGCTGCTGTTCCTCGGTGCCGCACCCGACGCGTTCGACACCGTCGTGGAGTCCTACGCCCAGGCGCGCCGCGAGCGGCCCGACCAGCACCTCGAGCGGCGCATCCGGCTCGCGGCCGAGCTGCGGCTGATGGCCGACCTGATGGACGCCCGGGCCGTCGGCGACGAGCACCTGGTGGCGCGCTGCACCCGGGCGCTGCGCCGCCTCGACGAGCAGACCGCGCTCGACGACAGCCTCACCCCGCCCCCGCCCGGCCGCCGCCCCGCCCCGGCCGCGGTGTCCGAGGAGGTCGACCCCGACGACATCGAGTCGGTCGACGAGCACCCGTCGACCGACGACGAGGAGACGCTGGAGATCCCGGTCGCCGGACCCGACGGGCGACCCGCGGGCGCTGCGTCCGAGGAGGGTGACGAGGGTGGCACGGTCGCCGCGGATGGCACGGGCGACCAGGAGTCCGTGGAGGCGAGGCAGTCGGACGCGTCCGCGGACGACGTCACGTCGGTCGGCCACGGCGACGATGACGTGGTTGGGGACGAGGACGTCGCCACGGACGACAACCGGGACGACGCCAGCACCGGTGGCGGGACCGGCACGGGCACCGACGGCCCCCAGGCGGCGGACCACCGCTGA
- a CDS encoding ATP-dependent helicase, giving the protein MSSAVADQAPVQVRHDADAIADALGQHRPTPEQRAVIEAPLAPLLVVAGAGSGKTETMSARVVWLVANELVRPEEVLGLTFTRKAAGELAERIGRRLRRLERVGLWTPHVDDDGTPGLGDSPTVSTYHAYAGRIVREHGLRLGVEPDSRMLSEAASWQLAHAVVTAYDGPVDALERTERTITADVVDLAGQLAEHLRTPEELLAHDLRLVEAIDALPFGAGLRSLGEDVKKLRDTALSRTQVVPMLQRYAELKRERSALDFADQMSVAARLAQAFPVVGQRERQQFRAVLLDEFQDTSEAQLVLLESLFAAEGERVPVTAVGDPHQSIYGWRGASATTLAAFRDRFRDADGPARVVPLSTSWRNDTAVLDAANHAAGPLRDASLVPVTTLRPRPGAGEGAVLAERHLTAADEARAVAAWVRGRWFDDEGHRTGAAAAVLCRKRSQFPAVAEALSAAGLPVEVVGIGGLLTTPEVNDLVSLLWVVQDPSRGDRLMRLLVGPAVRLGPADLDGLAAWSRELLRRGAPETSGRQVDIAGDSREQASLAEAVDELPDADWRGPDDERVSEAALRRLRRLRSVIRRMRSLTGLPLTELVHEGEQALGLDIEVLARPEHTPATARVHLDAFADVSAGFAASADRPTLGGLLEWLDAAESEERGLDQGYLEVEHDAVQVLTVHAAKGLEWDAVAVPGLSEAVFPAHNGGSQWCADPPGWRISSQGSPGQPASWALNDKAWVSGVSELPYALRGDREGLPVLEWSTAPDVKELRGRISAFFAEGGQWAIAEERRLAYVALTRARSALLLTAPVWDTTTSPRVTSRFLTELVDAGLVERGTWVEPPVVEDGVKPENPTLAELPTAVWPHDPLGRRREQLADGADAVRAALETVPDQGALPLDEHDDEIFVLLAERAQQQAPRDPVVTVPRHLSASAVVALASDPVAFARQLRRPMPTPPAIAARRGTAFHAWVEQHFAQAALVDITELPGAADDDPAPDEQLPAMKQHFLDSEWAGQQPLELEVAVETVIDGIAVRGRIDAVFPDREIDDATTGFVIVDWKTGRAPSGADARIRTLQLAAYRVAYARLRDVPVDRVRAAFFYAADGVTVWPDLPDESDLVELLRTIPG; this is encoded by the coding sequence GTGAGCTCAGCAGTCGCCGACCAGGCGCCGGTCCAGGTGCGCCACGACGCCGACGCGATCGCCGACGCCCTCGGCCAGCACCGGCCGACCCCCGAGCAGCGGGCGGTGATCGAGGCGCCGCTCGCGCCGCTGCTCGTCGTGGCGGGGGCCGGGTCGGGCAAGACCGAGACCATGTCGGCCCGGGTCGTGTGGCTGGTGGCCAACGAGCTGGTGCGACCCGAGGAGGTGCTCGGTCTCACCTTCACCCGCAAGGCCGCCGGCGAGCTCGCCGAGCGCATCGGCCGGCGGCTGCGCCGGCTGGAGCGGGTGGGTCTGTGGACCCCGCACGTCGACGACGACGGCACCCCCGGCCTCGGCGACAGCCCGACGGTGTCCACCTATCACGCCTACGCCGGGCGCATCGTGCGCGAGCACGGGCTCCGGCTCGGGGTCGAGCCCGACTCGCGCATGCTGTCCGAGGCGGCCTCCTGGCAGCTGGCGCACGCGGTGGTGACGGCGTACGACGGTCCCGTCGACGCGCTCGAGCGCACCGAGCGCACGATCACGGCCGACGTCGTCGACCTCGCGGGTCAGCTCGCCGAGCACCTGCGCACGCCGGAGGAGCTGCTGGCGCACGACCTGCGCCTGGTCGAGGCGATCGACGCGCTGCCGTTCGGAGCGGGTCTGCGCTCGCTGGGCGAAGACGTCAAGAAGCTGCGCGACACCGCGCTGTCGCGCACCCAGGTCGTCCCGATGCTGCAGCGCTACGCCGAGCTCAAGCGCGAGCGGTCGGCGCTCGACTTCGCCGACCAGATGAGCGTCGCCGCCCGGCTGGCGCAGGCGTTCCCCGTCGTCGGGCAGCGCGAGCGGCAGCAGTTCCGGGCGGTGCTGCTCGACGAGTTCCAGGACACCAGCGAGGCGCAGCTGGTGCTGCTGGAGTCGCTGTTCGCCGCCGAGGGCGAGCGGGTGCCGGTGACCGCGGTGGGCGACCCGCACCAGTCGATCTACGGCTGGCGGGGCGCCAGCGCGACCACGCTGGCGGCCTTCCGCGACCGGTTCCGCGACGCCGACGGGCCGGCCCGGGTGGTGCCGCTGTCGACGAGCTGGCGCAACGACACGGCGGTGCTCGACGCGGCCAACCACGCGGCCGGCCCGTTGCGCGACGCCAGCCTGGTCCCGGTCACGACCCTGCGACCGCGGCCCGGTGCCGGGGAGGGCGCGGTGCTGGCCGAGCGGCACCTCACGGCCGCCGACGAGGCCCGGGCGGTGGCCGCGTGGGTGCGCGGTCGCTGGTTCGACGACGAGGGGCACCGCACCGGGGCGGCCGCGGCGGTGCTGTGCCGCAAGCGCTCGCAGTTCCCAGCGGTTGCCGAGGCGCTGAGCGCGGCCGGCCTCCCCGTCGAGGTCGTCGGCATCGGTGGTCTGCTCACCACCCCCGAGGTCAACGACCTGGTGAGCCTGCTGTGGGTGGTCCAGGACCCCTCGCGCGGCGACCGGTTGATGCGGCTGCTGGTGGGTCCGGCGGTGCGGCTCGGCCCCGCCGACCTCGACGGGCTGGCCGCGTGGTCGCGCGAGCTGCTGCGGCGCGGCGCGCCCGAGACGTCCGGCCGCCAGGTCGACATCGCCGGTGACAGCCGCGAGCAGGCGTCCCTGGCCGAGGCCGTCGACGAGCTGCCCGACGCCGACTGGCGCGGGCCCGACGACGAGCGGGTGAGCGAGGCCGCGCTGCGCAGGCTGCGCCGGTTGCGCAGCGTGATCCGCCGCATGCGCTCGCTGACCGGGCTGCCGCTCACCGAGCTGGTGCACGAGGGCGAGCAGGCGCTCGGGCTCGACATCGAGGTGCTGGCCCGCCCCGAGCACACCCCGGCCACCGCGCGCGTCCACCTCGACGCGTTCGCCGACGTCAGTGCCGGCTTCGCCGCCTCGGCCGACCGGCCCACGCTGGGCGGTCTCCTGGAGTGGCTCGACGCGGCCGAGAGCGAGGAGCGCGGCCTCGACCAGGGCTACCTCGAGGTCGAGCACGACGCGGTGCAGGTGCTCACCGTCCACGCGGCCAAGGGCCTGGAGTGGGACGCCGTCGCCGTCCCCGGGCTCAGCGAGGCGGTCTTCCCCGCGCACAACGGCGGATCGCAGTGGTGCGCCGACCCGCCGGGGTGGCGGATCAGCAGCCAGGGCAGCCCCGGCCAGCCGGCCTCCTGGGCGCTCAACGACAAGGCGTGGGTCAGCGGGGTGAGCGAGCTGCCGTACGCCCTGCGCGGCGACCGCGAGGGCCTGCCGGTGCTGGAGTGGTCCACCGCCCCCGACGTGAAGGAGCTGCGCGGGCGGATCAGCGCCTTCTTCGCCGAGGGCGGGCAGTGGGCGATCGCCGAGGAGCGGCGACTGGCGTACGTCGCGCTCACCCGGGCGCGCTCCGCGCTGCTGCTCACCGCGCCGGTCTGGGACACGACAACGAGCCCGCGGGTGACCTCACGCTTCCTCACCGAGCTGGTCGACGCCGGGCTCGTCGAGCGCGGGACCTGGGTCGAGCCGCCGGTCGTCGAGGACGGGGTCAAGCCCGAGAACCCCACCCTCGCCGAGCTGCCCACCGCCGTGTGGCCGCACGACCCGCTCGGGCGGCGGCGCGAGCAGCTGGCCGACGGCGCCGACGCCGTGCGGGCGGCGCTCGAGACGGTCCCCGACCAGGGCGCGCTGCCGCTCGACGAGCACGACGACGAGATCTTCGTGCTGCTCGCGGAGCGGGCCCAGCAGCAGGCACCGCGCGACCCGGTCGTCACGGTGCCGCGGCACCTGTCGGCGTCGGCGGTGGTCGCGCTGGCCTCGGACCCGGTCGCCTTCGCCCGGCAGCTGCGGCGCCCGATGCCGACGCCGCCGGCGATCGCGGCCCGGCGGGGCACGGCGTTCCACGCGTGGGTCGAGCAGCACTTCGCGCAGGCCGCGCTCGTCGACATCACCGAGCTGCCCGGCGCCGCCGACGACGACCCGGCGCCCGACGAGCAGCTGCCCGCGATGAAGCAGCACTTCCTCGACTCGGAGTGGGCGGGGCAGCAGCCGCTGGAGCTCGAGGTCGCGGTCGAGACCGTGATCGACGGCATCGCCGTTCGCGGTCGCATCGACGCGGTCTTCCCCGACCGCGAGATCGACGACGCGACAACGGGTTTCGTCATCGTCGACTGGAAGACCGGGCGCGCCCCGAGCGGTGCCGACGCCCGCATCCGCACGCTGCAGCTCGCGGCCTACCGGGTGGCCTACGCCCGGCTGCGCGACGTGCCGGTCGACCGGGTCCGTGCGGCGTTCTTCTACGCCGCCGACGGGGTCACCGTCTGGCCCGACCTGCCGGACGAGAGCGACCTGGTCGAGCTGCTGCGCACCATCCCCGGCTGA
- the nudC gene encoding NAD(+) diphosphatase → MAGSTETLLELSLSRSALDRAAILRRDPEAVPRALADPRTKVLDLFGDRAPYAGTADAPRLVYRAGDPSDADGLVLLLGRDRDGATVLAVVHPPEDDGGQQRGNLRKLAVALDDHDVDVFASAQGLANWHAGQGFCPACGAPTEPSESGWTRVCTREGRNQFPRTDPAVIMAVVDADDRLLLARGPQWPQGRLSVLAGFVEPGESLEAAVAREVLEEVGLVVTGATYRGNQPWPFPASLMVGFTARAQGSELHPDADEIVEARWLTRAEVAEEVAAGTLGLPGRLSIARLLIEDWFGGPIDEPHPFDDPRSR, encoded by the coding sequence GTGGCCGGAAGCACGGAGACCTTGTTGGAGCTGAGCCTGTCGCGATCCGCGCTCGACCGCGCCGCGATCCTGCGACGCGACCCCGAAGCCGTCCCGAGGGCCCTCGCCGACCCGCGCACCAAGGTGCTCGACCTGTTCGGCGACCGCGCGCCGTACGCCGGCACCGCCGACGCGCCGCGGCTCGTCTATCGAGCCGGTGACCCGAGCGACGCCGACGGCCTGGTCCTGCTCCTCGGGCGCGACCGCGACGGAGCGACCGTGCTGGCCGTCGTGCACCCGCCCGAGGACGACGGCGGGCAGCAGCGCGGCAACCTGCGCAAGCTCGCCGTGGCCCTGGACGACCACGACGTCGACGTGTTCGCCAGCGCGCAGGGACTGGCGAACTGGCATGCGGGACAAGGGTTCTGCCCGGCCTGCGGCGCGCCCACCGAGCCCTCCGAGAGCGGCTGGACGCGCGTGTGCACCCGCGAGGGGCGCAACCAGTTCCCGCGCACCGACCCGGCCGTGATCATGGCGGTCGTCGACGCCGACGACCGGCTGCTGCTGGCCCGCGGACCCCAGTGGCCGCAGGGGCGGCTGTCGGTGCTCGCCGGTTTCGTCGAGCCCGGGGAGTCGCTCGAGGCAGCCGTCGCGCGCGAGGTGCTCGAGGAGGTCGGGCTGGTCGTCACCGGCGCGACCTACCGCGGCAACCAGCCCTGGCCGTTCCCCGCCTCGCTCATGGTCGGGTTCACCGCCCGGGCGCAGGGCAGCGAGCTGCACCCCGACGCCGACGAGATCGTCGAGGCGCGCTGGCTGACCCGCGCCGAGGTCGCCGAGGAGGTGGCCGCCGGGACGCTCGGCCTTCCCGGCCGGCTGTCCATCGCGCGGCTGCTCATCGAGGACTGGTTCGGCGGTCCGATCGACGAGCCGCACCCGTTCGACGACCCGCGCAGCCGGTGA
- a CDS encoding MGMT family protein encodes MGDTVDEPVGEGAQQVRELPEVADRVLAVVDQVPPGRAVSYGDVGRAAGCGPRQVGQVMSRYGSLVAWWRVLRADGRPPQCHEATALEHYRSEGTPLRGERVDLTLARHPLEAPVAVPHEDAPRD; translated from the coding sequence GTGGGGGACACCGTGGACGAGCCCGTCGGCGAGGGCGCGCAGCAGGTGCGCGAGCTGCCCGAGGTGGCCGACCGGGTGCTGGCCGTGGTCGACCAGGTTCCGCCCGGGCGCGCGGTGAGCTACGGCGACGTGGGGCGGGCCGCCGGGTGCGGTCCGCGGCAGGTCGGCCAGGTGATGTCGCGCTACGGGTCCCTGGTCGCGTGGTGGCGGGTGCTGCGCGCCGACGGGCGACCGCCCCAGTGCCACGAGGCGACCGCGCTGGAGCACTACCGCTCCGAGGGCACGCCGCTGCGCGGTGAGCGCGTGGACCTGACGCTGGCCCGGCACCCGCTGGAGGCGCCGGTGGCCGTGCCGCACGAGGATGCCCCGCGCGACTGA